In the Loxodonta africana isolate mLoxAfr1 chromosome 1, mLoxAfr1.hap2, whole genome shotgun sequence genome, one interval contains:
- the LOC100671873 gene encoding LOW QUALITY PROTEIN: coiled-coil domain-containing protein 124 (The sequence of the model RefSeq protein was modified relative to this genomic sequence to represent the inferred CDS: inserted 3 bases in 2 codons; substituted 1 base at 1 genomic stop codon), with the protein MSRAISSNTVANNIVLLWSLSAFFYFRAWKAEAKAAADARKQKEPEDACWRDEDKHAMRKEQHKCYREEKEKGHLEQLEPKTETQRLLEEDDSKLEGGKAPGAAXKGKVTHALIEETLHRDFQHQKAPEPAQKAQSHLEVPXEENVNCPVLEEGSVEARTVENAIAELSMAEEATDRHPEQIMRAAFTAFXEVQLPRLKLENPNMRLSQLKQLLKKEWMHSPDNPMNQWVVPFNAPK; encoded by the exons atGTCCAGAGCTATTTCAAGCAATACTGTAGCGAACAATAtcgtgctg CTTTGGAGCCTCTCTGCTTTCTTTTACTTCCGGGCGTGGAAGGCAGAGGCCAAGGCGGCAGCTGATGCCAGGAAGCAGAAGGAGCCGGAAGATGCCTGCTGGCGGGACGAGGACAAACATGCCATGAGGAAGGAACAGCACAAGTGTTACAGG gaggagaaggagaaggggcACCTGGAGCAGCTAGAGCCCAAGACGGAGACGCAGCGGCTGCTGGAGGAGGATGACTCAAAGCTCGAGGGTGGCAAGGCCCCAGGGGCGG GCAAGGGCAAGGTCACCCATGCCCTGATTGAAGAGACGCTGCACCGCGACTTCCAGCACCAGAAG GCCCCAGAGCCAGCCCAGAAGGCCCAGAGCCACCTGGAGGTGCC TGAGGAGAATGTGAACTGTCCAGTGCTGGAGGAGGGCAGTGTGGAGGCGCGCACCGTGGAGAATGCCATCGCAGAGCTCAGCATGGCTGAGGAGGCAACTGATCGGCACCCGGAGCAGATCATGCGAGCAGCCTTCACGGCCTTCTAGGAGGTGCAGCTGCCGCGGCTCAAGCTAGAAAACCCCAACATGCGGCTGTCGCAGCTGAAGCAGCTGCTCAAGAAGGAATGGATGCACTCGCCTGACAACCCCATGAACCAGTGGGTCGTGCCCTTCAATGCCCCAAAGTGA